The Pseudomonas sp. TH06 genome has a window encoding:
- a CDS encoding phage major tail tube protein: MFTNRNRQAIAATLQGLPLSATVEEFTPPKIEFDVEEMRGGRFIVEEMAKGGKALNAKLTLQGMGAEVMLALGVKLGDDILLNVREAGQDQDGNTWFTYHTVGGKLKSLEETAVKMGEKPKTNLELSCRTYNRLENGVPVIDIDVRTQKFVLNGVDILGDARRAVLMP; encoded by the coding sequence ATGTTTACCAACCGCAATCGCCAGGCCATCGCGGCCACCCTGCAAGGCCTGCCGCTGTCGGCGACCGTTGAAGAATTCACCCCGCCGAAAATCGAATTCGATGTGGAAGAGATGCGTGGCGGCCGCTTCATCGTCGAAGAAATGGCCAAGGGCGGCAAAGCGCTCAACGCCAAGCTGACCCTGCAAGGCATGGGCGCCGAAGTCATGCTCGCACTGGGTGTGAAGCTGGGCGACGACATCCTGCTGAACGTGCGTGAAGCCGGTCAGGATCAGGACGGCAACACCTGGTTCACCTACCACACCGTCGGCGGCAAGCTGAAATCCCTTGAGGAGACCGCGGTGAAGATGGGTGAGAAACCCAAGACCAACCTCGAACTGTCCTGCCGCACCTACAACCGCCTGGAAAACGGCGTGCCGGTGATCGACATCGACGTCCGTACCCAAAAGTTCGTGCTCAACGGCGTCGACATCCTCGGTGATGCGCGGCGTGCGGTGCTGATGCCGTAA
- a CDS encoding phage tail tape measure protein, producing MAESKYAPMNADERSAAAPGNSRLNVAAASAGTGAIAREQVSSLSQALNTASSKIGSLTAAIDALRLVLSNLRSIPLNTAAKGEAAHEATPPGEASERAKAPESLKPAIDLYSAAAELVSAAQLPPKQTNEMAVSSLIMASAPLVAAGGTSGQELLKVATLAADAWFGNELTNASDKPFELLNFAGDAAVVASAFKVPAMEVAEMMAVWRTSMKLTRDQAFDLADATNQLGKMPGGAKPADIGAVLKQSGDAAITAGLQPEQAAALSAALLNSGTKKDDAGEVLKSISIALDKGGNVSATERGAWKQLGLDPVAVTAAMHDPDKQNAQGAVLSVLAALNAKPAEQRAMLAQTLFADSGNAVQLLSQNLGDVNEAFSQVKDKDQYATSKVGDQSSVRQSALALSNTPQGQWNAQSARSERLAIASANAVSPSPQALSVAGASIDSMSEFAEEHPTTSAVIITVGTALKKIFDVILDAAVDEGKDRLRKRIPGGASATPPDLSSTADSATQLPTDPPVTEIASLAPATAREVEIGEQSLLLNTPRLGPSSVAMGTISQVVPASDGDPGAAMSERLVVIASDTLSAPGQVSKDLASAQASNQHVTFAPSVQVYCSDPGSSENIGLLVTQHLQSQFDNQFTPLMSSNPLGTRRDAALTDGVA from the coding sequence ATGGCAGAGAGTAAATATGCGCCGATGAATGCCGATGAGCGCAGTGCTGCTGCGCCCGGCAACAGCCGTTTGAATGTGGCGGCGGCGAGCGCCGGTACAGGAGCAATTGCCCGCGAGCAGGTTTCCAGCCTGAGTCAGGCGCTCAACACGGCGAGCAGCAAGATCGGCTCGCTGACGGCGGCGATCGACGCGTTGCGGCTGGTGTTGTCCAACCTGCGTTCGATCCCGCTCAATACCGCTGCGAAGGGCGAGGCCGCCCACGAAGCGACGCCGCCGGGTGAGGCAAGTGAGCGGGCCAAGGCGCCTGAGAGTCTCAAACCCGCAATTGACTTGTACTCGGCTGCGGCCGAGTTGGTCAGCGCCGCGCAACTGCCGCCAAAGCAGACTAATGAAATGGCGGTGTCGAGCTTGATCATGGCCAGTGCGCCACTGGTGGCGGCGGGCGGCACCAGCGGTCAAGAGTTGCTCAAAGTTGCGACGCTGGCGGCTGACGCATGGTTCGGCAATGAGCTGACCAATGCATCGGACAAGCCGTTTGAATTGCTCAACTTCGCCGGTGATGCTGCGGTCGTTGCGTCAGCCTTCAAAGTCCCGGCCATGGAAGTCGCCGAAATGATGGCGGTGTGGCGCACTTCGATGAAGCTCACTCGAGATCAGGCGTTTGACCTTGCGGATGCGACAAACCAGCTCGGCAAAATGCCGGGGGGGGCCAAGCCGGCAGACATCGGTGCCGTCCTCAAGCAGTCGGGTGATGCGGCGATCACGGCGGGCCTGCAACCTGAGCAAGCCGCCGCGCTTTCGGCAGCTTTGCTCAACAGCGGGACGAAGAAGGACGATGCCGGCGAGGTATTGAAGAGCATTTCCATCGCGCTGGACAAAGGGGGCAACGTGTCCGCCACCGAGCGTGGCGCGTGGAAGCAACTGGGGCTTGATCCGGTGGCCGTGACCGCGGCGATGCATGATCCCGACAAGCAAAATGCACAAGGTGCGGTGCTCTCGGTACTTGCTGCGCTCAACGCCAAACCGGCCGAGCAACGCGCCATGTTGGCGCAGACGTTATTTGCCGATAGCGGTAATGCCGTGCAGTTGCTGTCGCAGAACCTTGGTGACGTCAACGAGGCCTTCTCGCAAGTGAAGGACAAAGACCAATACGCCACTTCGAAGGTCGGTGATCAGAGTTCGGTGCGCCAGTCTGCCCTGGCGCTTTCCAATACCCCGCAAGGACAGTGGAACGCTCAGAGTGCACGAAGCGAGCGTTTGGCCATCGCCAGCGCCAATGCAGTGTCACCTTCTCCACAGGCGCTGAGCGTTGCCGGTGCCAGCATCGACAGCATGAGCGAATTCGCCGAGGAGCATCCGACGACTTCTGCCGTGATCATCACGGTGGGAACAGCGCTGAAAAAGATCTTCGATGTGATTTTGGACGCCGCTGTCGATGAGGGGAAAGACCGGTTGCGCAAACGGATACCCGGCGGCGCGTCCGCCACCCCCCCGGACCTTTCGTCTACCGCCGATTCTGCAACGCAGCTTCCAACGGATCCGCCGGTGACGGAGATCGCCAGTCTGGCGCCCGCGACCGCCAGGGAAGTGGAAATCGGCGAGCAATCATTATTGCTCAATACACCCCGCCTGGGGCCATCGAGCGTTGCCATGGGGACGATTTCCCAGGTTGTTCCAGCCTCGGACGGGGACCCGGGAGCGGCCATGAGTGAAAGGCTAGTTGTCATCGCCTCTGACACACTCTCCGCACCCGGCCAGGTCAGCAAGGATCTGGCGAGCGCCCAGGCTTCCAACCAACATGTCACCTTCGCCCCTTCGGTGCAGGTGTACTGCAGTGATCCCGGCAGTTCGGAAAACATCGGATTGCTGGTCACACAGCATCTGCAAAGTCAGTTCGATAACCAATTCACACCGCTGATGTCCAGCAACCCCCTCGGCACCCGCCGTGACGCAGCCCTTACCGATGGAGTGGCCTGA
- a CDS encoding phage tail assembly protein translates to MSWMPPKHDLLSPITGDDGSQIEQIQLKPLFYAAQKEALERAGDDEDDQFFELALLATGLSVKELDQLKRPDYVSIAQYVHEMSSRPTSYFLDQVEDAEKSADPDQIQLLQPLAVTGRTVTSLSLEMPVLRATKVMKKLKTAKERAEFITAHCAGLMIPDLAQLTVPDWAQLQVRIDDFLNQPAAYFRNATSK, encoded by the coding sequence ATGTCGTGGATGCCACCCAAGCATGACTTGTTGTCGCCAATCACTGGCGATGACGGTTCGCAGATCGAACAGATCCAGCTCAAACCGCTGTTCTACGCCGCGCAAAAAGAAGCGCTGGAACGTGCCGGTGATGACGAAGACGATCAGTTCTTTGAGCTGGCGCTGCTCGCCACCGGCCTGTCGGTCAAGGAACTCGACCAGCTCAAGCGCCCGGACTATGTGAGCATCGCCCAGTACGTGCACGAGATGTCGTCCCGTCCGACTTCGTACTTTCTCGATCAGGTGGAAGACGCGGAAAAATCTGCCGATCCCGATCAGATCCAGCTGCTGCAACCGCTCGCTGTGACCGGCCGCACCGTGACGTCGCTGAGCCTGGAAATGCCAGTGCTGCGCGCTACCAAAGTGATGAAGAAACTGAAAACGGCCAAGGAACGCGCCGAGTTCATCACCGCCCATTGCGCCGGCCTGATGATCCCCGATCTGGCCCAACTGACCGTCCCGGACTGGGCGCAATTGCAGGTGCGCATAGACGATTTTTTAAACCAGCCGGCGGCCTACTTTCGGAACGCGACATCGAAGTAA
- a CDS encoding tail protein X — protein sequence MRKVRSVAGDSVNLLLYREVGRSDDQADAALWKLNSTLAEYGPVLPAGVWVTLPELDSRPAAIKPVLAWD from the coding sequence ATGCGTAAAGTACGAAGCGTGGCCGGCGATTCGGTCAATCTGTTGCTCTACCGCGAGGTCGGTCGCTCAGACGATCAGGCCGACGCAGCGTTGTGGAAGCTCAATTCGACCCTGGCCGAATACGGACCGGTTTTGCCGGCGGGCGTCTGGGTGACGCTGCCGGAACTCGACAGCAGACCCGCTGCGATCAAACCGGTTCTGGCC
- a CDS encoding phage tail protein has protein sequence MKQQMALGSFIFGLSREFAYSTLARKSDGGWTELPILTSKPKSHQTGQKPETLTIGGTSMYAVAMERLDELRALQALRIPLPLIDGIGRNWGLWRITSVQENQSEVIDDGTAMVIKWVLELAEFNNA, from the coding sequence ATGAAACAACAAATGGCACTCGGCAGTTTCATCTTCGGACTGTCCCGCGAATTTGCCTACAGCACGCTGGCGCGAAAATCCGATGGTGGCTGGACTGAATTGCCGATCCTTACCAGCAAACCCAAGTCTCATCAGACCGGGCAGAAGCCCGAAACCCTGACCATTGGCGGCACCTCGATGTACGCCGTGGCCATGGAACGGCTCGATGAACTGCGTGCGCTGCAAGCCTTGAGAATACCGCTGCCGTTGATCGACGGCATCGGTCGCAACTGGGGTTTGTGGCGGATCACCAGCGTTCAGGAAAACCAGAGCGAGGTCATCGATGACGGCACCGCGATGGTGATCAAGTGGGTACTCGAATTGGCGGAGTTCAACAATGCGTAA
- a CDS encoding phage tail protein, translating to MAEVLNFEHNGITVNATESPEAMGGLGDNVIGLVGTAPKADPLIPRNAPFRINSFTTHALLDPTGSEEGTLYHAVYQILKVVKVPVYVVIVEAGATPADTVNAVIGGVEPATGRKLGLAALGSVPEDLTIIGAPGFTGTKAVASEFASFGKRIKARVVLDGKDASVADQVLYSQELGGADLGFDRCLVVHNMPAVYSKAAKKNVFLSPSSLAIAALAKVKQWESPGNQVTYAEDVSRVVEYNILDTSTEGDLLNRYGVSYYARTVLGGFSLLGNRSITGKFISYVGLEDAISRKLVKAGQKAMAKNLTKSFMDQEVKRINDWLQTLVADETIPGGSVYLHPELNSVEKYKNGTWYVVIDYGRYAPNEHMVYQLNARDEIIEQFLEDVL from the coding sequence ATGGCTGAGGTTTTGAACTTCGAGCACAACGGCATTACCGTCAATGCCACTGAATCCCCCGAGGCCATGGGTGGCCTGGGTGACAACGTCATCGGTCTGGTCGGCACCGCGCCGAAGGCCGATCCGCTGATTCCGCGTAACGCGCCGTTCCGCATCAACAGCTTCACCACCCACGCGCTGCTTGATCCGACCGGTTCGGAAGAGGGCACCCTGTACCACGCGGTCTACCAGATCCTTAAAGTGGTCAAGGTGCCGGTCTACGTGGTCATCGTCGAAGCGGGCGCGACCCCGGCCGACACCGTTAACGCAGTGATCGGCGGTGTTGAACCGGCGACCGGCCGCAAGCTCGGTCTGGCTGCACTGGGCAGTGTCCCGGAAGACCTGACCATCATCGGCGCGCCGGGCTTCACCGGCACCAAAGCGGTGGCCAGCGAGTTCGCCTCGTTCGGCAAGCGCATCAAGGCCCGTGTCGTGCTGGACGGCAAGGACGCTTCGGTCGCGGATCAAGTGCTGTACAGCCAGGAACTGGGCGGCGCCGACCTCGGTTTCGACCGTTGCCTGGTGGTGCACAACATGCCCGCCGTGTACTCGAAAGCGGCGAAGAAAAACGTCTTCCTGTCGCCGTCCAGTCTGGCGATTGCCGCGTTGGCCAAGGTCAAGCAGTGGGAGAGCCCGGGCAACCAGGTGACCTACGCCGAAGACGTCTCGCGAGTGGTCGAATACAACATTCTCGACACCTCCACCGAAGGCGATCTGCTCAACCGTTACGGCGTCAGCTACTACGCCCGCACCGTACTCGGTGGCTTCTCGCTGCTGGGTAACCGCTCGATCACCGGCAAGTTCATCAGCTACGTCGGTCTTGAAGATGCGATCAGCCGCAAGCTGGTCAAGGCCGGCCAGAAAGCCATGGCCAAGAACCTCACCAAATCCTTCATGGATCAAGAGGTCAAGCGCATCAACGACTGGCTGCAGACCCTGGTCGCCGACGAAACCATTCCTGGCGGCAGCGTCTATCTGCACCCGGAACTCAACAGCGTCGAGAAGTACAAGAACGGCACCTGGTACGTGGTCATCGACTACGGCCGCTACGCGCCGAACGAACACATGGTTTATCAACTCAACGCCCGCGATGAAATCATCGAGCAGTTCCTGGAGGACGTTCTCTAA